A window of Ruania suaedae contains these coding sequences:
- a CDS encoding DUF6361 family protein has product MTSTLAWLDSDITERRRMLDVLDAFRDKGSTDELGIGQIRDGFSDALFPGTSTQHTRVRYVFLIPWLLDATLDRARPRDDATTLQERFRQHEIRLINSLVTGSPPGTTGIIGSSARRALQLMPSSIYWSAIHSWNLSPVHATPSASLRAGLTARRRYREIEHADDDGSRTLPPARFAVANLPAPEGLLEATTLDLSATEAEVLTERITTAPRTSASLLAWLLRHPEVDIDVDRPWHLPAPALPEQIRHVLDHAGRFAVATHGARLRYHQLVSRAADHDTSDIDATFSAWADDPTTHAALRTWSLPDFWATIDHLAPRVGTPTRAFLTRWIELARTGRATSDEADRLLTDRERTLKGARARISNPAARLDWSAAAGSAPTFRWATAHSLLTDVRTALAAAA; this is encoded by the coding sequence GTGACCTCCACTCTCGCCTGGCTCGACTCCGACATCACCGAGCGCCGCCGCATGCTCGACGTCCTCGACGCCTTCCGGGACAAGGGCTCCACCGACGAACTCGGCATCGGCCAGATCCGCGACGGCTTCTCCGACGCCCTCTTCCCCGGCACCTCCACCCAGCACACCCGCGTGCGCTACGTCTTCCTCATCCCATGGCTGCTGGACGCCACCCTGGATCGCGCACGCCCACGCGATGACGCCACCACCCTGCAGGAGCGCTTCCGCCAGCACGAGATCCGCCTCATCAACTCGCTGGTAACCGGCTCCCCACCCGGCACCACCGGCATCATCGGCTCCTCCGCCCGACGAGCTCTGCAGCTCATGCCCTCCTCGATCTACTGGAGCGCGATCCACTCCTGGAACCTCTCCCCCGTGCACGCCACCCCCTCGGCCTCCCTGCGTGCGGGACTCACCGCCCGCCGCCGCTACCGCGAGATCGAGCACGCCGACGACGACGGCTCCCGCACCCTCCCACCCGCACGCTTCGCCGTCGCGAACCTTCCTGCCCCCGAGGGCCTGCTCGAGGCCACCACGCTGGACCTGAGCGCGACCGAAGCGGAGGTCCTCACCGAACGGATCACGACGGCGCCCCGCACCTCCGCCTCTCTGCTCGCCTGGCTCCTGCGTCACCCCGAGGTCGACATCGACGTCGACCGCCCGTGGCACCTGCCCGCACCCGCCCTGCCGGAGCAGATCCGGCACGTCCTGGACCACGCCGGCCGCTTCGCCGTCGCCACCCACGGCGCCCGCCTGCGCTACCACCAGCTGGTCAGCCGCGCCGCCGACCACGACACCAGCGACATCGACGCCACCTTCTCCGCCTGGGCCGACGATCCGACCACCCACGCCGCGTTGCGCACCTGGTCTCTCCCGGACTTCTGGGCGACGATCGATCACCTCGCGCCCCGCGTCGGCACACCGACCCGTGCCTTCCTCACCCGCTGGATCGAACTCGCCCGCACGGGCCGGGCCACCTCCGACGAGGCGGACCGCCTCCTCACCGACCGCGAGCGCACCCTCAAGGGCGCCCGCGCCCGGATCAGCAACCCCGCCGCACGCCTCGACTGGTCCGCCGCCGCAGGATCGGCGCCGACCTTCCGATGGGCCACCGCACACTCGCTCCTGACCGACGTCCGCACCGCCCTGGCGGCTGCGGCATGA
- a CDS encoding phospholipase D family protein, translating into MSLQPQSRTLLTDALRPPDGFDLDCAVATTYTLSLTAALMLPLAFTDRSADGPPDPVAILDAVQRYGDRVTVFCQSGAIGVPRYRSLLALLEESVHAVTAPTPGRIFHPKVWALRFTSPAGEQRHRVVVLSRNLTLDTSWDTALVLDEQETPAPVDTAPITAFLDALPDLAIRPLPHARRRLLADLSRTLAGAHLAPPAPYTGAAVLPLGLPGQRASWPIPERARRVLAISPFLDRTQLARLPRATDRTLLARPEALDRVGGRALENWHTFTLATTAEPDPETDLSPEAPEFHPPEPDSPTQETDPVRSGLHAKVLIADLDARTSRTIVGSANLTSAAWGNAHPGGAAGNVEVAVVLDGPAPTTGVRAVFEGEQGLSRVLATYRPELSEPVEDPLEPASMALEEFHRHLASRPWQARMTDSADTFEVTITAPDDLAEPPATRTRVWLASLPAGRATRLTPGVELRWTQLPATHVTPFLAIESTTSVAELTCTRRCVVQVHLDGDDALRRRAAVRDVLAETEDVTRYLLFLLDGTPGAAGPAESLLTVAATGSTSDDAGPAASAVLYEPLVRAAVAQDGRFERIQHVVEDLLAADDGANLLPPGFLPLWQAVQEARA; encoded by the coding sequence ATGAGCCTGCAACCCCAGTCCCGCACGCTGCTCACCGACGCGCTGCGCCCACCGGACGGCTTCGACCTCGACTGCGCCGTGGCGACCACCTACACGCTCTCGCTCACTGCCGCGCTGATGTTGCCGCTGGCGTTCACCGACCGATCCGCCGACGGCCCGCCGGACCCGGTGGCCATCCTGGACGCCGTCCAACGCTACGGCGACCGGGTCACCGTCTTCTGCCAGTCCGGCGCGATCGGCGTACCCCGCTACCGCAGCCTGCTCGCGCTGCTGGAGGAGAGCGTGCACGCTGTGACCGCCCCGACGCCGGGGCGGATCTTCCACCCCAAGGTGTGGGCGCTCCGCTTCACCTCCCCCGCCGGCGAGCAGCGTCACCGCGTGGTGGTCCTCAGCCGCAACCTCACCCTGGACACCTCCTGGGACACCGCCCTCGTCCTGGACGAGCAGGAGACGCCCGCCCCGGTCGACACCGCCCCGATCACCGCGTTCCTGGACGCCCTGCCGGACCTGGCCATCCGCCCGCTCCCCCACGCCCGACGGCGCCTGCTCGCCGACCTGTCGCGCACCCTGGCGGGCGCCCACCTCGCTCCGCCTGCCCCGTACACCGGCGCCGCCGTCCTCCCGCTCGGACTGCCCGGGCAGCGTGCGAGCTGGCCGATCCCCGAACGCGCGCGACGCGTGCTCGCGATCAGCCCGTTCCTGGACCGCACCCAGCTCGCCCGCCTCCCCCGCGCCACCGACCGCACCCTGCTGGCTCGCCCGGAGGCACTCGACCGCGTCGGTGGCCGCGCCCTCGAGAACTGGCACACATTCACCCTCGCCACGACGGCGGAACCCGATCCGGAGACAGACCTCTCACCGGAGGCACCCGAGTTCCACCCACCCGAGCCGGACTCCCCCACCCAGGAGACCGACCCGGTGCGCTCGGGCCTGCACGCCAAGGTGCTCATCGCCGACCTCGACGCCCGCACCTCCCGCACGATCGTCGGGTCGGCGAACCTGACCAGCGCCGCCTGGGGCAACGCCCACCCGGGCGGGGCGGCAGGGAACGTGGAGGTCGCCGTCGTGCTGGACGGCCCGGCCCCGACCACCGGGGTGCGCGCCGTGTTCGAAGGCGAGCAGGGCCTGAGCAGGGTGCTGGCCACGTATCGACCCGAGCTGTCCGAGCCCGTCGAGGATCCGCTCGAGCCGGCGTCGATGGCCCTCGAGGAGTTCCACCGCCACCTGGCATCCCGGCCCTGGCAGGCCCGCATGACCGACTCGGCCGACACCTTCGAGGTGACGATCACCGCCCCCGACGACCTGGCCGAACCGCCCGCCACCCGCACCCGCGTGTGGCTGGCGAGCCTGCCCGCCGGCCGCGCCACTCGGCTCACGCCGGGCGTCGAGTTGCGGTGGACGCAGCTGCCGGCCACGCACGTCACCCCGTTCCTGGCCATCGAGTCCACCACGAGCGTCGCCGAGCTGACCTGCACCCGCCGGTGCGTCGTCCAGGTGCATCTCGACGGCGACGATGCGTTGCGCCGTCGGGCGGCGGTACGCGACGTGCTCGCCGAGACCGAGGACGTGACCCGCTACCTGCTCTTCCTCCTCGACGGCACGCCCGGGGCGGCGGGCCCTGCCGAGAGCCTCCTCACGGTGGCCGCGACCGGCAGCACCTCCGACGACGCCGGCCCGGCCGCCAGTGCGGTGCTGTATGAGCCGCTGGTGCGGGCCGCCGTCGCCCAGGACGGTCGCTTCGAGCGGATCCAGCACGTGGTCGAGGACCTCCTTGCCGCAGACGACGGCGCGAACCTCCTCCCCCCGGGCTTCCTTCCGCTCTGGCAGGCAGTCCAGGAGGCGCGCGCATGA
- a CDS encoding C-terminal helicase domain-containing protein, translated as MTDRPDTAAALAPLKDFQRATVEHAHDRLWAPGASKRFLVADEVGLGKTMVARGVIARSIEELWETVERIDVVYVCSNQQIARQNLARLTPPGAHQIQVDRLTLLPRVTHRLHERLNVIALTPGTSLTHEGSGRRDERALMLVLLEVALGRSAVRARRWRRFFQGGCREENFQWVLNQTRDQDARSLDPDLADDFVHRLQQDGEGGPLWDELAECVADFDYKRSIPKELNTRRREILARMRRVLAESCVAELEPDLVILDEFQRFAHLLDDQSPEAELSRQLIDHVDEAGNAARTLLLSATPYKMYTVPGEAGEEDHYRDFARTLRFLGGDADPRLPTDVQVGLRQMRAGMLPGAGVAAVSAAKAAREQVQQRLRQVMCRTERLAADPQRNGMLAERMVEAPLTAQDVRAYAHLRQVVSMIDGTSGRRVRDPFEFWHSSPYPLHLMDTGSYVLKQALDAAVGNHEALVPALRSGPGVLLGAELERYARLDPGNAKMRALLAETEGMHELLWLPPSLPYYRPGGAFALAPSVTKLLVFSAWNVVPKAISAVLSYEAERRLRPERWEGRRQSYGARQPSPLLQYRLDAERDREAGMPALALSYPCLTLAELGDPLAIAREQPASDDGVPSSEDVLAVVRERVAAALADLPMGPSDGPVDEEWYWAAPFLLDALHLGGDAVAAVLRSTAATAEEDETPDAYRRHVRRAVAVRAEDLGRRPADLVEALARLAVAGPGVCALRALTRGASADNMLDVAVRTEAFGVAEALRARFNRPEAQGAVRTWHPEVAYWRAVLRYGVDGGIQTVLDEWAAVLRGAFGAGVATVAEQMRAALGLRTSVARVTTYDDAEDLEVQRTHGVRTHFAVRFGRQESEEQGQQDREDVVRRAFNSPFWPFVLASTSVGQEGLDFHPYCHAIVHWNLPGNPVDLEQREGRVHRYQGHAVRKNVAAAHGAGVLRDSAASDPWEAMFDAATAQRPADVGEVWPSWVYPGPAQIERIVPRQPLSREDAQYSRLRSEVAAYRLAFGQPRQEDLVRLVGGEATALEWARIDLAPPACS; from the coding sequence ATGACCGACCGGCCCGACACGGCGGCGGCGCTGGCCCCACTGAAGGACTTCCAGCGCGCCACGGTGGAGCACGCCCACGACCGGCTGTGGGCGCCGGGGGCGTCCAAGCGTTTCCTGGTGGCCGATGAGGTGGGCCTGGGCAAGACGATGGTGGCTCGCGGCGTCATCGCCCGGTCGATCGAGGAGCTGTGGGAGACGGTCGAGCGCATCGACGTGGTCTACGTGTGCTCCAACCAGCAGATCGCCCGGCAGAACCTGGCGCGGCTCACCCCGCCGGGCGCGCATCAGATCCAGGTGGACCGGCTCACGCTGCTGCCGCGCGTCACCCACCGGCTGCACGAGCGGCTGAACGTCATCGCGCTCACTCCCGGCACCTCGCTGACGCACGAGGGCAGCGGCCGGCGCGATGAGCGTGCCCTGATGCTGGTGCTGCTGGAGGTGGCACTGGGCCGGTCGGCGGTCCGGGCGCGCCGGTGGCGGCGCTTCTTCCAGGGTGGCTGCCGGGAGGAGAACTTCCAGTGGGTGCTGAACCAGACGCGAGACCAGGATGCCCGTTCGCTGGATCCGGACCTGGCCGACGACTTCGTCCACCGGCTCCAGCAGGACGGCGAGGGCGGGCCGCTGTGGGACGAGCTCGCCGAGTGCGTCGCCGATTTCGACTACAAGCGCAGCATCCCGAAGGAGCTCAACACCCGGCGCCGGGAGATCCTTGCCCGGATGCGCCGCGTGCTTGCCGAGTCCTGCGTGGCCGAGCTCGAGCCGGATCTGGTGATCCTGGACGAGTTCCAGCGCTTCGCGCACCTGCTCGATGACCAGAGCCCCGAGGCCGAGCTCTCCCGGCAGCTGATCGACCACGTGGACGAGGCCGGTAACGCCGCGCGTACCCTGCTGCTCTCGGCCACGCCGTACAAGATGTACACGGTGCCGGGCGAGGCCGGCGAGGAGGACCACTACCGCGACTTCGCCCGCACGCTGCGGTTCCTCGGCGGTGACGCCGACCCGCGGCTGCCCACGGACGTCCAGGTGGGCCTGCGACAGATGCGTGCCGGGATGCTGCCCGGAGCCGGTGTGGCGGCCGTGTCCGCGGCGAAGGCGGCCCGCGAGCAGGTGCAGCAACGACTCCGTCAGGTGATGTGCCGCACCGAACGGCTCGCAGCCGATCCCCAGCGCAATGGCATGCTGGCCGAACGCATGGTCGAGGCTCCCCTGACCGCGCAGGACGTGCGCGCCTACGCACACCTGCGCCAGGTGGTCTCGATGATCGACGGCACGAGCGGTCGCCGCGTGCGCGACCCGTTCGAGTTCTGGCACTCCAGCCCCTACCCGCTGCACCTGATGGACACCGGCAGCTACGTCCTCAAGCAGGCGCTGGACGCCGCGGTCGGCAACCACGAAGCGCTCGTGCCCGCGCTGCGGTCCGGCCCCGGGGTGCTCCTGGGCGCCGAACTCGAGCGCTACGCCCGACTGGATCCGGGCAACGCGAAGATGCGCGCCCTCCTGGCCGAGACCGAAGGCATGCACGAGCTGCTGTGGCTGCCGCCGTCGCTGCCCTACTACCGCCCGGGCGGGGCGTTCGCGCTGGCACCGAGCGTGACCAAGCTGCTGGTGTTCTCGGCGTGGAACGTGGTGCCGAAGGCCATCAGCGCGGTGCTCAGTTACGAGGCGGAGCGGCGGTTGCGGCCCGAGCGCTGGGAGGGGCGGCGGCAGTCCTATGGCGCCCGCCAACCCAGCCCGCTGCTGCAGTACCGGCTGGACGCCGAACGCGATCGCGAGGCCGGGATGCCCGCGCTGGCGCTGTCCTACCCGTGCCTGACCCTGGCCGAGTTGGGCGATCCGCTCGCCATCGCCCGCGAGCAGCCGGCCTCCGACGACGGCGTCCCCTCCTCCGAGGATGTCCTTGCCGTGGTCCGGGAACGGGTGGCTGCGGCGTTGGCGGACCTTCCGATGGGCCCGAGCGACGGTCCGGTGGATGAGGAGTGGTACTGGGCTGCGCCGTTCCTCCTGGATGCGCTGCACCTGGGCGGCGACGCCGTGGCCGCGGTGCTGCGCTCGACGGCGGCGACCGCCGAGGAGGACGAGACCCCGGATGCCTATCGCCGGCACGTGCGGCGCGCCGTGGCGGTTCGTGCCGAGGACCTGGGCCGCCGACCCGCGGATCTGGTGGAGGCGCTGGCCCGGCTCGCGGTGGCCGGGCCCGGGGTGTGCGCGCTGCGAGCGCTGACCCGTGGGGCGTCGGCGGACAACATGCTGGACGTCGCTGTGCGCACCGAGGCGTTCGGGGTGGCCGAAGCGCTGCGGGCCCGGTTCAATCGCCCCGAGGCGCAGGGTGCCGTGCGGACCTGGCACCCGGAGGTGGCCTATTGGCGGGCGGTGCTGCGATATGGGGTGGATGGCGGGATCCAGACGGTGCTCGACGAGTGGGCGGCGGTGCTGCGGGGAGCATTCGGGGCCGGCGTGGCGACAGTGGCCGAGCAGATGCGCGCGGCACTGGGGCTGCGTACCTCGGTGGCGCGAGTGACCACCTATGACGACGCCGAGGACCTCGAGGTGCAGCGCACCCACGGGGTGCGCACCCACTTCGCGGTGCGCTTCGGCCGGCAGGAATCCGAGGAGCAGGGCCAGCAGGACCGTGAGGACGTGGTGCGGCGGGCGTTCAACTCCCCGTTCTGGCCGTTCGTGCTGGCGAGCACGTCGGTGGGACAGGAGGGCTTGGACTTCCACCCGTACTGTCACGCGATCGTGCACTGGAACCTGCCCGGCAACCCGGTGGACCTGGAGCAGCGGGAGGGGCGGGTGCACCGTTACCAGGGGCATGCCGTACGCAAGAACGTCGCGGCCGCACACGGCGCGGGGGTCTTGCGGGACTCGGCGGCATCGGATCCCTGGGAGGCGATGTTCGATGCCGCGACGGCGCAGCGACCGGCAGATGTCGGCGAAGTCTGGCCGAGCTGGGTGTACCCGGGTCCGGCGCAGATCGAGCGGATCGTGCCGCGTCAGCCGCTCTCGCGAGAGGACGCCCAGTACAGCCGGTTGCGCTCCGAGGTGGCGGCGTACCGGCTGGCGTTCGGGCAGCCGCGGCAGGAGGATCTGGTGCGGCTGGTGGGTGGCGAGGCGACGGCGCTGGAGTGGGCGCGGATCGACCTGGCGCCGCCTGCGTGCAGCTGA
- a CDS encoding DUF6308 family protein encodes MTTGLPTDWSPIPDATLRATREIALAKLRDPRTPEKVARYYDVARTYAGASFTAGYAEAPSDITAADLHATSLLAVKIRPLPTRRFLDDGPLRTAVLDGLALLPVDAALSSADGELLTKMFAFHDAVREAIGPYAWVTTSKVTARKRPNLFPVRDRVVVNVLRLGGPDRRKDWQVFRALMQNDDVLGELARVRIDAANYAADSGIDCKFDEPELRLLDVVLWMNG; translated from the coding sequence ATGACGACGGGCCTCCCCACCGACTGGTCGCCCATCCCCGACGCGACGTTGCGAGCCACCCGCGAGATCGCACTCGCGAAACTCCGCGACCCACGGACCCCTGAAAAGGTGGCCCGCTACTACGACGTGGCCCGCACGTACGCCGGGGCGTCGTTCACCGCTGGCTACGCCGAGGCGCCCAGCGACATCACGGCTGCGGACCTGCACGCGACCAGCCTGCTCGCCGTGAAGATCCGCCCCCTGCCCACGCGAAGGTTCCTGGACGATGGCCCGCTCAGGACTGCCGTGCTCGACGGGTTGGCGCTGCTACCCGTCGACGCCGCGCTCTCCAGCGCGGACGGTGAGCTCCTCACGAAGATGTTCGCGTTCCATGACGCTGTCCGCGAAGCCATCGGGCCGTACGCCTGGGTCACGACGTCCAAGGTGACGGCCCGCAAGCGACCGAATCTTTTCCCGGTGCGGGACCGAGTGGTTGTGAACGTCTTGCGTCTCGGTGGACCCGACCGGCGCAAGGACTGGCAGGTGTTCCGAGCGCTGATGCAGAACGACGATGTACTGGGCGAACTCGCACGCGTCCGAATCGATGCGGCGAACTACGCTGCGGACAGCGGTATCGACTGCAAGTTCGACGAACCGGAGTTGCGACTGCTCGACGTCGTGCTCTGGATGAACGGGTAG